In Chloracidobacterium sp., the following proteins share a genomic window:
- a CDS encoding patatin-like phospholipase family protein: MKIGLALSGGGARGFAHIGAMKVLAEHDVPVDLIAGTSAGSIIGGALAAGMSISEVETMAAAARWRDLARPSLPIGGLLSNEPMGGFLRRHFPVDRFEDLKRPFTAAAFDLGTNTPVLLSKRGDLITAIRASCAVPGIFSPVRDEQRRMLIDGGVVSPLPVQTVRAMGAGVVIAIDLISCGATFRTSSKTGFGVLIQGALALLKVVATAEQRAADIVVAPAIAHLRPDQIGKREEFIALGEAAAREKIADILRLIA, encoded by the coding sequence ATGAAGATCGGTTTGGCATTGTCGGGTGGCGGAGCACGCGGATTTGCCCACATTGGCGCGATGAAAGTTTTGGCTGAGCATGATGTGCCGGTCGATTTGATCGCCGGTACCTCCGCCGGCTCGATCATCGGCGGTGCTCTGGCGGCCGGAATGTCGATTAGCGAGGTAGAGACGATGGCAGCCGCGGCCCGTTGGCGTGACCTCGCCCGCCCGTCGCTGCCGATCGGCGGACTGCTCTCGAACGAACCGATGGGCGGTTTTCTACGGCGCCATTTTCCGGTGGACAGATTCGAGGACCTAAAGAGACCGTTCACCGCTGCGGCATTCGATCTCGGGACAAACACGCCGGTTTTGCTGAGCAAACGAGGCGATCTCATCACCGCGATCCGCGCAAGCTGCGCCGTTCCGGGCATCTTTTCGCCGGTGCGCGATGAGCAGCGGCGAATGTTGATCGACGGCGGCGTTGTCTCGCCGCTTCCTGTTCAGACCGTGCGCGCGATGGGCGCCGGCGTCGTTATCGCTATCGACCTGATCTCGTGCGGGGCAACTTTCCGCACAAGCTCAAAGACCGGTTTCGGCGTGCTGATACAAGGTGCGTTGGCTCTGCTAAAGGTCGTTGCGACTGCCGAGCAGCGGGCCGCCGACATCGTCGTCGCCCCCGCCATCGCACACCTTCGTCCCGACCAGATCGGCAAGCGTGAAGAGTTCATTGCTCTGGGCGAGGCGGCGGCCAGAGAGAAGATAGCCGATATCCTCAGACTTATCGCGTAA
- a CDS encoding META domain-containing protein — MKQIIGMIMVLVAGVVNAAIAGQLPVGNWRLVKYDFGNGFFKPLDSQPITFNVNRNGGVGGNTGCNVYGGDYTYEKGKFRVHDLIQTMMACEDPTPGFEGKYLDVLRSATEFRVRRSTLFVEDKARKRKIEFVRVFDSD; from the coding sequence ATGAAACAGATCATCGGAATGATAATGGTCCTCGTCGCGGGCGTCGTGAACGCGGCAATCGCCGGGCAGCTTCCTGTCGGAAACTGGCGGCTCGTCAAATACGATTTTGGCAACGGATTCTTTAAGCCGCTCGACAGCCAGCCGATCACGTTCAACGTTAACCGCAATGGCGGCGTTGGCGGCAACACCGGCTGTAACGTGTATGGCGGTGATTACACCTACGAGAAAGGCAAGTTCAGGGTGCACGACCTGATCCAAACGATGATGGCCTGCGAGGACCCGACGCCGGGATTTGAGGGAAAATATCTTGACGTGCTGAGGTCGGCGACCGAGTTTCGCGTGAGAAGATCAACGCTCTTTGTTGAGGACAAAGCGAGGAAGCGGAAGATCGAATTCGTTAGGGTGTTTGATTCGGACTAG
- a CDS encoding addiction module protein translates to MERREAISPRSYSGVWTKPSPNFSPEEIEQLWITEAESRYEEWESDPSVGIPGDRALREAREALKR, encoded by the coding sequence ATCGAAAGGCGAGAGGCCATCTCGCCTCGGTCCTACTCAGGAGTCTGGACGAAACCGAGTCCGAACTTTTCACCGGAGGAGATCGAACAACTCTGGATTACCGAAGCGGAAAGTCGCTACGAGGAATGGGAGAGCGATCCTTCCGTGGGAATTCCAGGTGATCGGGCCTTGCGAGAGGCTCGGGAAGCGCTCAAAAGATGA
- a CDS encoding RNA-binding protein, translating to MKLYVGNLSFQTSGHELEELFAGIGAVESATVVEDRETGRSRGFGFVEMANNEDGDKAIAELNGTEFMGREIKVNQAKPREDRGRGAGGGGGYGGFQGNRW from the coding sequence ATGAAACTTTACGTAGGAAACCTCTCATTCCAGACCTCGGGCCACGAGCTTGAGGAGCTGTTTGCCGGAATTGGCGCGGTCGAGTCGGCCACGGTCGTCGAAGATCGCGAGACGGGCCGCTCACGCGGTTTCGGCTTTGTCGAAATGGCGAATAACGAAGATGGCGACAAGGCTATCGCCGAACTCAACGGCACCGAATTCATGGGCCGCGAGATCAAGGTCAACCAGGCCAAGCCCCGCGAAGACCGCGGACGCGGTGCCGGTGGCGGCGGCGGCTACGGCGGCTTCCAGGGCAACCGCTGGTAA
- a CDS encoding type II toxin-antitoxin system RelE/ParE family toxin has product MKLGFSLHREASDELTSAILFYKDNASIETAAEFLGLVDSAIDFLREHPESSPLVSPHIRRKTIRKFPFSIFYYVSGSEIRFDRYCSP; this is encoded by the coding sequence ATGAAACTGGGATTTTCGCTCCACCGAGAAGCTAGCGACGAACTGACCAGTGCGATCTTGTTTTATAAGGACAATGCTTCGATCGAAACCGCAGCCGAGTTTTTGGGTCTTGTAGATTCCGCGATCGATTTCCTGCGTGAACATCCTGAATCGTCGCCATTGGTCTCACCGCATATCAGGCGAAAGACGATTCGAAAGTTCCCATTCTCGATCTTCTATTACGTTAGTGGCTCCGAGATTCGCTTTGATCGCTATTGCTCACCATAG
- a CDS encoding DUF58 domain-containing protein, which translates to MLPIFSRRFYILFALGFVPLSLSWGVAELRYGVLAYDVLLIVGAVVDFLVSRRGMDDVVFTREFDRRFAIGDPAKVSLLVENQSSSDMWLRIKDEYPSRMHLDEEREAEFTVFAHGTAEFYYHLTPTRRGAYTFGKTAVRFLSRFGLVWCPAVMGEPQTVKVYPNMRRAREMELKALGARSFLAIQRRSIKRGEGREFESMRDYVRGDELRHISWTATARRNKLTTRQYQIERDQTVMIAIDAGRLMTGRIEDETKFDTAIHASLALMSACARAGDNCGLLVFGRRVRRFLPPKRGVEHIDAVLESLYDVEPEIVEPSYARAFQYIASNLKKRSFIVILTDLVDKESSRELITSLKLLRPRHLLLVATIGDRDLNVAVSCPPSDINELFTQSAAEEIIHQRSAALRLVESIGGLALDVTAKTLAPRLLEAYLRAKERALL; encoded by the coding sequence ATGCTTCCAATTTTCTCGCGTCGCTTCTACATCCTGTTCGCCCTCGGTTTCGTGCCGCTCTCGCTGTCGTGGGGAGTGGCGGAGTTGAGATACGGCGTGCTGGCGTATGACGTGCTGCTGATCGTCGGGGCGGTCGTGGATTTCCTTGTCAGCCGACGCGGAATGGACGACGTGGTTTTCACCCGCGAATTTGATCGCCGGTTTGCCATCGGCGACCCGGCAAAGGTCAGCTTGCTTGTCGAGAACCAGTCGTCATCAGACATGTGGCTGCGGATCAAGGACGAATATCCATCGCGAATGCATCTCGACGAGGAGCGCGAGGCGGAGTTTACGGTGTTCGCACACGGAACGGCGGAGTTCTATTATCACCTGACGCCGACGAGGCGCGGAGCATACACCTTCGGCAAGACGGCCGTCAGATTCCTGTCACGTTTCGGCCTCGTATGGTGTCCGGCCGTGATGGGCGAACCGCAGACCGTCAAGGTTTATCCCAACATGCGGCGTGCCCGCGAGATGGAATTGAAGGCCCTCGGAGCACGCTCGTTCCTGGCGATACAGCGGCGTTCGATCAAGCGTGGCGAAGGCCGTGAATTTGAATCTATGCGCGATTACGTCCGCGGCGACGAGCTTCGGCACATCTCGTGGACGGCGACCGCCCGGCGAAATAAACTCACCACGCGGCAATACCAGATCGAACGCGACCAGACCGTGATGATCGCCATCGACGCGGGCCGTCTGATGACGGGCCGCATCGAGGACGAAACAAAATTCGACACTGCGATCCACGCATCGCTCGCGTTGATGTCGGCGTGTGCTCGGGCAGGTGACAATTGCGGCCTCCTTGTTTTTGGGCGACGGGTTCGCCGCTTTCTGCCGCCTAAACGCGGCGTCGAGCACATCGATGCCGTGCTCGAATCGCTTTACGACGTCGAGCCCGAGATCGTCGAGCCGTCCTACGCACGCGCCTTCCAGTACATCGCCTCGAACCTCAAAAAACGTTCGTTCATCGTCATCCTGACCGACCTCGTCGATAAGGAAAGCTCTAGAGAACTGATCACATCGCTAAAACTCCTGCGTCCGCGTCACCTGCTGCTTGTCGCGACGATCGGCGACCGCGATCTCAATGTCGCAGTCAGCTGTCCGCCGTCGGACATCAATGAACTGTTTACCCAATCCGCCGCCGAAGAGATCATCCATCAACGCTCTGCGGCCCTTCGGCTGGTAGAATCTATCGGCGGCCTTGCCCTCGATGTGACCGCAAAAACGCTCGCGCCGCGGCTGCTTGAGGCATATCTGCGCGCCAAGGAACGTGCACTGCTGTAA
- a CDS encoding ABC transporter ATP-binding protein, translating to MSEEVRKYHEEDEIGKTYDLRVARRLLRYLRPYWAMAAGALGLTLATNILISTQPYFTKMAVDDYITPKQVDGVWLFALAFFGVFLFRFIFSYAQEVLLNNVGQRVMFDLRTELFTKLQRQEVAYFDKYPVGRTMTRLTSDVDALNELFTSGVIDVLGDLVVIFAIVGIMFWLDWKLALVSLVTVPLLFFATNWFRKHARRGFDRVRTRNARMNAFLQEYLSGAQTVQLFNAERKAMGRFREINDDYRNANIETIFYYAVFYPLVDFIGAVGIAVVIFAFGYETLSGISAAGAALTVGILASFIQYSLQLFQPIRDLSDKFNVLQAAIVASHRIFVLLDRDVEVTSPAKPAAAGKTVGKIEFRNVWFAYNDEDWVLKDVSFTAEPGESIALVGHTGSGKTTITNLIMRFYDVQKGSILIDGVDVREWNLNDLRSSFAVVLQDVFLFSGTIEDNIRLGSEAITQERVRWAASEVHADEFVTRLERGYDSPVGERGAGLSVGQKQLISFARALAFDPKILVLDEATSSIDTETEQLIQQAVTRVMAGRSSLVVAHRLSTIQRCDRIIVMHHGELREMGTHNELLRLRGIYWRLYQLQYSDERLHISSDALSDTAGLDPGLAT from the coding sequence ATGTCAGAAGAGGTCCGCAAATATCATGAGGAAGACGAGATCGGCAAGACCTACGATCTTCGCGTTGCGCGGCGTTTGCTGCGATACCTAAGGCCCTATTGGGCGATGGCCGCAGGGGCATTGGGCCTGACGCTCGCGACCAACATCCTGATCTCGACGCAGCCGTATTTCACAAAGATGGCTGTGGATGATTACATCACGCCAAAACAGGTGGACGGTGTGTGGCTGTTTGCGTTGGCGTTCTTTGGTGTCTTTCTGTTTCGGTTCATTTTTTCTTACGCTCAGGAGGTGCTCCTCAACAACGTCGGTCAGCGCGTGATGTTTGACCTCAGGACCGAGCTTTTTACAAAGCTCCAGCGGCAGGAGGTCGCGTATTTTGACAAGTATCCCGTGGGCCGCACGATGACGCGGCTGACGTCGGATGTCGATGCATTGAACGAACTGTTCACGTCCGGCGTGATCGATGTTCTCGGTGATCTGGTTGTTATTTTTGCGATCGTCGGGATCATGTTCTGGCTCGACTGGAAGCTCGCGCTCGTGTCGCTCGTGACCGTGCCGCTGCTTTTCTTTGCGACTAACTGGTTTCGAAAGCACGCCCGCCGCGGCTTTGACCGTGTTCGGACCCGAAACGCACGCATGAATGCCTTTTTGCAGGAATACCTCTCAGGCGCCCAGACGGTGCAGCTTTTCAATGCCGAACGCAAAGCGATGGGCCGCTTTCGCGAGATCAACGACGATTACCGGAACGCAAATATCGAGACGATCTTTTACTACGCGGTCTTTTATCCGCTGGTAGATTTTATCGGTGCGGTTGGTATTGCCGTGGTCATCTTTGCCTTCGGATACGAAACGCTAAGCGGCATCTCGGCCGCGGGGGCGGCCCTGACGGTAGGCATTTTGGCTAGCTTCATACAGTATTCGCTCCAGTTATTTCAGCCGATCCGTGACCTGTCGGACAAGTTCAATGTGCTGCAGGCAGCCATTGTGGCGTCGCATCGGATATTTGTTCTCCTCGATCGTGATGTCGAGGTCACGTCGCCGGCCAAGCCCGCCGCGGCCGGCAAGACCGTCGGTAAGATCGAATTCCGCAATGTCTGGTTCGCCTACAACGACGAGGATTGGGTGCTCAAGGACGTATCTTTCACGGCCGAGCCGGGCGAGAGCATCGCTCTGGTCGGTCACACAGGCTCGGGCAAGACGACGATCACGAACCTCATCATGCGGTTCTACGACGTGCAAAAGGGAAGTATCCTCATCGACGGCGTAGATGTGCGCGAATGGAACCTGAACGATCTGAGGTCGAGCTTTGCCGTCGTGCTGCAGGACGTATTTCTTTTCAGCGGGACGATCGAGGACAACATTCGCCTTGGCAGCGAGGCGATCACGCAGGAGCGCGTTCGCTGGGCCGCGAGCGAGGTGCACGCTGATGAATTCGTCACGCGGCTCGAACGCGGCTACGACTCACCCGTCGGCGAACGCGGCGCAGGCCTGTCGGTCGGGCAGAAACAGTTGATCTCGTTTGCCCGTGCTCTTGCTTTTGACCCGAAGATACTCGTGCTCGACGAGGCCACGAGCAGCATCGACACGGAGACCGAACAGCTTATTCAACAAGCAGTTACACGCGTTATGGCGGGTCGCTCGTCGCTCGTCGTGGCGCATCGGCTCTCAACCATCCAGCGCTGTGACCGCATTATCGTGATGCACCACGGCGAGCTCCGCGAGATGGGCACGCACAACGAATTACTGCGCCTGCGAGGCATCTATTGGCGGCTTTATCAACTCCAATACTCTGACGAGCGACTACACATATCTTCGGACGCCCTCAGCGATACGGCCGGGCTCGATCCGGGCTTGGCGACGTGA
- a CDS encoding stage II sporulation protein M, producing the protein MNRFLDKRKDNWQRLEELLELQAAGGLRRLSRLEVHEFGELYRRAAADLAIARAETRDPKLINYLNSLVIRAHGRIYRAESNGAGLIVRFFAEELPRIWRRNWRYMAVAFGLYLGFAVFGFVATWIDTDFTHFVMLSGVTDQIASNEQWWLSLNEANQIGATQILSNNILVTFRVFAMGVFLGIGSFYDLAFEGARLGSVFGACYKLNPPFGNALASFVVGHGVIELSCIFFCGGAGMMIGYAIIDPSDLTRAQALKRKSVEAAKIVIGCACFLVIAGVIEGFISPSGLPALLKVATGIGTGLVMYSYLLFAGHPETPSPNQTP; encoded by the coding sequence GTGAACCGTTTCCTAGACAAGCGGAAGGACAATTGGCAGCGGCTTGAGGAGTTGCTTGAGCTGCAGGCGGCGGGCGGGCTTCGGCGGCTGTCGCGGCTTGAGGTGCATGAGTTTGGCGAGCTGTATCGGCGGGCGGCGGCGGACCTGGCAATTGCTAGGGCTGAGACACGCGACCCGAAACTCATCAACTATCTGAACAGTCTGGTTATCAGGGCTCACGGGCGGATCTACCGGGCAGAGAGCAACGGCGCGGGGCTCATTGTGCGGTTCTTTGCCGAGGAACTTCCGAGAATATGGCGAAGGAACTGGCGTTATATGGCCGTGGCGTTTGGCCTGTATCTGGGCTTTGCCGTGTTTGGTTTTGTCGCGACATGGATAGACACGGATTTTACGCACTTTGTGATGTTGTCGGGCGTGACGGACCAAATAGCATCGAACGAACAATGGTGGCTTAGCCTGAACGAAGCAAACCAGATCGGAGCGACACAGATCCTCTCGAATAATATCCTTGTGACGTTTCGTGTTTTTGCGATGGGCGTCTTTCTCGGGATCGGCTCGTTTTACGATCTGGCGTTTGAGGGCGCGCGGCTCGGCAGTGTTTTTGGTGCCTGCTACAAACTTAATCCGCCGTTCGGCAACGCTCTGGCCTCGTTTGTCGTCGGCCACGGTGTGATCGAGCTGTCGTGCATTTTTTTCTGCGGCGGTGCAGGAATGATGATCGGCTACGCGATCATCGACCCGAGCGATCTGACACGCGCTCAGGCATTAAAAAGGAAAAGTGTCGAGGCCGCAAAGATCGTTATCGGCTGCGCGTGCTTTCTGGTGATCGCAGGTGTCATCGAAGGATTTATCTCACCGTCGGGCCTGCCCGCTTTGCTCAAGGTCGCGACCGGCATCGGCACGGGCCTGGTAATGTATTCGTATCTGCTGTTTGCGGGCCACCCGGAAACGCCTAGTCCGAATCAAACACCCTAA
- a CDS encoding S8 family serine peptidase, producing MPDDLQKLIRANAPSSDHLSEVCERCARLFERAKDQIIKDAAVQKDGSHVLSTPLRLDADPQFTGKGVTIAFLDSGFYPHVDLTTPVNRIVAYRNLLDADGDMSSLLEPDVASWHGMMTSVVAAGNGSLSNGFYRGIAPDADVVLIKLAKTGRITDQNILDGLTWVLENRKRHNIRIVNISAGGDDEASYLHDPLSQAVEECSAAGITVVCAAGNSGHLPGHPVVPPASAPSCIAVGGLDDDNSINRARRGMYRSSYGPTIDGLQKPEVIASSIWIPAPILPNTPTAQQAELLEKLDKSSDSDLYDIIRESTGVDPELDAALDRPVHSIRQIITLKIRRENVITKNYKYVDGTSFSAPIVSSVAAQLLEADPTLTPSEIKHILISTAERLPHYEIDRQGWGVIDPRRAVELAVARTED from the coding sequence ATGCCGGACGATCTTCAAAAACTGATCCGGGCGAACGCTCCAAGCTCGGATCATCTCAGCGAGGTCTGCGAGCGGTGCGCACGGCTGTTTGAGAGGGCAAAAGACCAGATAATCAAGGACGCCGCCGTTCAAAAGGACGGCTCGCATGTGCTCTCGACGCCGCTCAGGCTCGACGCCGATCCGCAGTTCACCGGCAAGGGCGTGACCATCGCATTTCTTGACTCGGGCTTTTATCCGCACGTCGATCTGACCACGCCGGTCAACCGCATTGTCGCGTATCGAAATCTGCTTGATGCCGACGGTGATATGTCGTCTCTGCTCGAGCCTGACGTGGCGAGTTGGCACGGCATGATGACCTCGGTCGTGGCTGCGGGCAACGGCTCGTTGTCGAATGGCTTTTATCGCGGAATCGCGCCGGACGCCGATGTCGTGCTGATCAAACTGGCTAAGACCGGGCGCATCACCGACCAGAACATCCTCGACGGCCTGACATGGGTCCTCGAAAACCGCAAGCGTCACAACATACGTATTGTCAATATTTCCGCGGGCGGTGACGACGAGGCGAGCTATCTGCACGACCCGCTGTCGCAAGCGGTCGAGGAATGTTCGGCGGCGGGCATAACGGTCGTATGTGCGGCCGGCAACTCAGGCCATCTGCCGGGCCATCCTGTCGTGCCGCCCGCAAGCGCACCATCGTGTATCGCCGTTGGCGGACTGGACGATGACAATTCGATAAATCGCGCACGCCGTGGAATGTATCGTTCGTCATACGGCCCGACCATCGACGGCCTGCAAAAGCCCGAGGTAATCGCGTCGTCGATCTGGATACCGGCACCGATATTGCCGAACACGCCAACCGCACAACAGGCCGAACTGCTCGAAAAACTCGATAAGAGCAGCGACAGCGACCTTTACGACATCATCCGCGAAAGCACTGGTGTCGACCCAGAACTCGATGCTGCCCTCGACCGTCCGGTCCACAGCATCAGGCAGATCATCACGCTCAAAATACGGCGTGAGAATGTGATCACGAAAAACTACAAGTATGTGGACGGCACGTCATTCTCCGCACCGATCGTCTCATCGGTAGCCGCGCAGCTTCTCGAAGCCGACCCAACCCTTACGCCCTCCGAGATAAAACACATCCTCATCTCAACAGCCGAACGCTTGCCGCATTACGAGATCGACCGCCAAGGCTGGGGCGTCATCGATCCGCGCCGCGCCGTCGAGCTCGCCGTCGCTAGAACTGAAGATTAG
- a CDS encoding class I SAM-dependent methyltransferase has product MTDSLKQANIDTAVVAGFGDEWSRFDQSALSEEELGRMFDNYFSIFPWERLPADAVGFDLGCGSGRWAKQVAPRVGKLYLFDPSEDALNVAKRNLAGVPNVEFALAGADNIPLDDGLCDFGYSLGVLHHIPDTEAGMRACVGKLKPGAPFLVYLYYNFDNRPAWFRLIWRMSNAIRGIVCRLPHSVRFVISQVFALLLYWPMARAARLLEKLGMNVAGFPLSQYRNNSFYVMRNDALDRFGTRLEQRFSKAEIEAMMRRCGIAEITFSTTSFWTAVGFKE; this is encoded by the coding sequence ATGACTGATTCCCTCAAACAAGCAAATATCGATACCGCCGTGGTCGCAGGCTTTGGTGACGAATGGTCGCGGTTTGACCAGTCGGCGTTGAGCGAAGAAGAACTTGGACGGATGTTTGATAACTATTTCAGCATCTTTCCGTGGGAACGGTTGCCTGCCGACGCAGTCGGATTCGATCTCGGCTGCGGCAGCGGCCGGTGGGCAAAGCAGGTCGCGCCGCGTGTCGGCAAGCTCTATTTGTTCGATCCGAGCGAAGATGCGCTGAACGTCGCGAAGAGAAATCTTGCTGGGGTGCCGAATGTCGAATTCGCCCTTGCCGGTGCCGACAACATTCCGCTCGACGATGGGTTGTGTGATTTTGGCTACAGCCTCGGCGTGCTGCACCACATCCCCGATACCGAGGCCGGAATGCGTGCCTGCGTCGGTAAGCTCAAGCCCGGCGCGCCGTTCCTCGTGTATCTCTACTACAATTTCGACAACCGACCGGCGTGGTTTCGGCTGATCTGGCGAATGAGTAACGCCATTCGCGGCATCGTCTGCCGCTTGCCGCATAGCGTCAGATTTGTGATCAGCCAGGTGTTCGCGTTGCTTTTGTATTGGCCGATGGCACGGGCCGCACGGCTGCTGGAAAAGCTCGGCATGAACGTCGCTGGTTTTCCGCTATCACAATACCGTAACAACAGCTTTTACGTAATGCGCAATGACGCGTTGGACCGCTTTGGCACGCGGCTGGAGCAGCGTTTCTCAAAGGCCGAGATCGAAGCGATGATGCGGCGATGCGGCATTGCCGAGATAACATTCAGCACGACGTCGTTCTGGACGGCGGTCGGATTTAAGGAATAG
- a CDS encoding class I SAM-dependent methyltransferase has translation MMSILIIYTTKYRLGGHQFPVVAETMAEEKRQAGFDVVTRAVEAKRDVLHAIADIRDTGNTIKEFIFVGHSGMYGPMFGTVAFPEQFSPYEWEQMEIPFADDASASFYCCRSARWFAPFFARTFNVPAYGFFWYTTFSRSKTKFVSAGDSTAGPLYTIGCKGRKSHGFVGAAKKRLGFEAAEVMKRFEPRPPDGDTSYDHVAELYDAAFQDIRVRQDEWSWLNRHLPDGKIDVLDIGCGNGALLNALADRLNSGTGVDESAKIIERARIKNSEISNLKFEIIKGPVLPFPDDSFDCVISLMSFRYLDWDPLLAEIKRVTRPGGKFLIIDMVTVPVAIREYPRLLSDKLRTMKNQKANARFDAALKKLVAHPDWKKMLEYNPIRSEHEMKWYLESRFAGQKMEILNMAWHSRIVAFDSGPVESGVEARLTYP, from the coding sequence ATGATGTCGATTCTCATCATTTACACGACCAAATATCGCCTCGGCGGGCATCAATTCCCGGTCGTTGCCGAGACGATGGCTGAGGAGAAGCGGCAAGCGGGCTTCGACGTCGTCACGCGTGCGGTCGAGGCGAAACGCGACGTTCTGCACGCCATCGCGGACATTCGCGACACCGGCAATACGATCAAGGAGTTCATTTTTGTCGGCCATTCGGGAATGTACGGACCGATGTTTGGCACTGTGGCGTTTCCCGAGCAGTTCTCGCCCTACGAGTGGGAACAGATGGAGATACCGTTTGCGGATGATGCTTCCGCCTCCTTTTATTGCTGCCGATCGGCGCGTTGGTTTGCTCCGTTCTTTGCACGGACGTTCAACGTGCCGGCGTACGGCTTCTTTTGGTACACGACATTCTCGCGGAGCAAGACGAAGTTCGTCTCCGCCGGTGACAGCACGGCCGGGCCGCTCTACACGATCGGCTGCAAGGGTCGCAAATCGCACGGCTTTGTCGGTGCGGCCAAAAAGCGTCTCGGATTCGAGGCCGCTGAGGTGATGAAACGCTTCGAGCCGCGGCCGCCGGACGGTGACACCTCCTACGATCACGTGGCGGAATTATACGACGCGGCGTTTCAGGACATTCGCGTGCGGCAGGACGAGTGGAGTTGGCTCAACCGTCACCTGCCCGACGGCAAGATCGACGTCCTCGACATCGGCTGCGGGAATGGCGCATTGCTCAACGCACTCGCCGACCGCCTGAACTCAGGTACTGGCGTTGACGAATCGGCAAAGATCATCGAGCGGGCAAGGATCAAAAATTCTGAGATCTCAAATTTGAAATTTGAAATTATAAAAGGTCCTGTCCTGCCGTTCCCCGACGACTCGTTCGACTGCGTCATCTCGCTGATGTCGTTTCGCTATCTCGATTGGGACCCGCTGCTGGCCGAGATCAAACGCGTGACGCGGCCCGGCGGGAAGTTTCTCATTATCGACATGGTCACCGTGCCGGTGGCGATCCGCGAATATCCCCGGCTGCTCAGCGATAAGCTGCGGACGATGAAGAATCAGAAGGCGAACGCGCGATTCGACGCTGCCCTAAAAAAACTCGTCGCTCATCCCGACTGGAAAAAGATGCTCGAATACAACCCGATCCGCTCCGAACACGAGATGAAATGGTACCTCGAAAGCCGCTTTGCCGGGCAAAAGATGGAGATCCTCAACATGGCTTGGCACTCGCGGATCGTGGCCTTTGACAGCGGCCCGGTCGAATCAGGCGTCGAGGCGCGGTTGACGTATCCGTAA
- a CDS encoding aspartate/glutamate racemase family protein, whose translation MRLGIIDWGIGGVSIYKLMKERLGDIPVTYFSDTGVTPYGKMLRAELVARLNDVIRFLKAKGVTHIVIGCNAASTALPYLDKSGVKIEGVIEPAIALTAKLRPKKLGVIGGRRTILSGVYRRGFNERGVNVAQRIAQPLSGMIESGDTSSTALMNESRRILTPLRNCSHILLACTHYPAITPVLRQSVSHETTFIDPAAEMVRIVAKWKLPPGGRDEFLTSGDPDAMQRAAENAFGVTITVASSA comes from the coding sequence ATGCGGCTCGGCATCATCGACTGGGGCATCGGCGGCGTCAGTATTTATAAGCTCATGAAAGAGCGGCTCGGCGACATTCCGGTCACGTATTTTTCCGATACTGGCGTGACGCCTTATGGCAAAATGTTACGTGCGGAATTAGTCGCGAGGCTAAACGACGTCATCCGCTTTCTGAAAGCAAAGGGCGTGACGCACATCGTGATCGGCTGCAACGCGGCGAGCACGGCCTTGCCGTATCTCGACAAATCGGGCGTCAAGATCGAAGGCGTCATCGAGCCCGCGATCGCCTTGACTGCCAAGCTCAGACCAAAAAAACTTGGTGTCATCGGCGGGCGTCGAACGATACTTTCAGGCGTTTACCGGCGTGGATTCAACGAGCGAGGCGTTAACGTAGCTCAGCGTATCGCTCAGCCGTTGTCCGGCATGATCGAGAGCGGCGACACGTCGTCAACCGCCCTCATGAATGAATCGAGACGCATCCTAACGCCGCTGCGCAACTGCTCACACATCCTGCTCGCCTGCACACACTATCCCGCGATCACGCCGGTCCTGCGCCAGTCCGTGTCGCATGAAACAACATTCATCGACCCAGCCGCCGAGATGGTGAGAATTGTAGCAAAGTGGAAACTGCCGCCCGGCGGCCGAGATGAATTCCTAACCTCCGGCGACCCCGACGCAATGCAGCGGGCCGCCGAAAACGCATTTGGCGTCACGATCACGGTCGCGTCGTCGGCGTAA